The Toxotes jaculatrix isolate fToxJac2 chromosome 21, fToxJac2.pri, whole genome shotgun sequence genome includes a region encoding these proteins:
- the lrrc18b gene encoding leucine-rich repeat-containing protein 18 isoform X3: protein MAKGKKSKQSKGKTITLKMAQNCVELTLDGKRRLDLSFKELTTVPKCMQKLCDMDELDLSRNLIGKIPDFIDCFINVSVLDLHSNYLEQLPVTIGRLQNLQVLNLVNNRLTSLPSELGLLKKLHTLNLGVNQLEALPTSIAALKELRYIGLSDNRFTRVPVCLSRLNKLEKVNLDRNPILTEQTPSHESIMVTERLYLVKESFLCEDCLSKCQTERKKMEDVVKSEEPSLGLTW, encoded by the exons ATGGCCAAAGGAAAGAAGAGCAAACAGTCTAAGGGAAAGACAATCACCTTGAAAATGGCTCAGAACTGTGTGGAGCTGACGCTGGACGGTAAAAGACGTCTGGACCTCAGTTTCAAGGAGCTCACCACGGTGCCAAAGTGCATGCAGAAGCTGTGTGACATGGATGAACTGGACCTGAGCAGGAACCTGATTGGAAAGATTCCAGACTTTATTGACTGTTTCATCAACGTCAGTGTTTTGGATCTGCACAGCAACTAC ctggagcagctcccTGTGACTATCGGCCGTCTCCAGAACCTGCAGGTTTTAAACCTGGTTAACAACCGTCTGACAAGCCTCCCCAGCGAGCTTGGCCTGCTGAAGAAACTCCACACGCTGAATCTGGGTGTCAACCAGCTGGAGGCTCTTCCCACCTCCATTGCAGCGTTGAAGGAGCTCCGCTACATCGGCCTCTCTGACAACCGATTCACCCGCGTCCCCGTCTGCCTCTCCAGGCTGAACAAACTGGAGAAGGTCAACCTGGACAGGAACCCCATCCTCACTGAGCAGACGCCCAGCCATGAGTCAATAATGGTAACAGAGAGGCTTTACCTGGTCAAAGAGAGcttcctgtgtgaggactgccTGAGTAAGTgccaaacagagaggaagaagatggaggaTGTGGTGAAAAGCGAAGAGCCCAGCCTGGGCCTCACCTGGTAA
- the lrrc18b gene encoding leucine-rich repeat-containing protein 18 isoform X2, whose product MLHGQAGMAKGKKSKQSKGKTITLKMAQNCVELTLDGKRRLDLSFKELTTVPKCMQKLCDMDELDLSRNLIGKIPDFIDCFINVSVLDLHSNYLEQLPVTIGRLQNLQVLNLVNNRLTSLPSELGLLKKLHTLNLGVNQLEALPTSIAALKELRYIGLSDNRFTRVPVCLSRLNKLEKVNLDRNPILTEQTPSHESIMVTERLYLVKESFLCEDCLSKCQTERKKMEDVVKSEEPSLGLTW is encoded by the exons ATGCTTCATGGACAGGCAGG CATGGCCAAAGGAAAGAAGAGCAAACAGTCTAAGGGAAAGACAATCACCTTGAAAATGGCTCAGAACTGTGTGGAGCTGACGCTGGACGGTAAAAGACGTCTGGACCTCAGTTTCAAGGAGCTCACCACGGTGCCAAAGTGCATGCAGAAGCTGTGTGACATGGATGAACTGGACCTGAGCAGGAACCTGATTGGAAAGATTCCAGACTTTATTGACTGTTTCATCAACGTCAGTGTTTTGGATCTGCACAGCAACTAC ctggagcagctcccTGTGACTATCGGCCGTCTCCAGAACCTGCAGGTTTTAAACCTGGTTAACAACCGTCTGACAAGCCTCCCCAGCGAGCTTGGCCTGCTGAAGAAACTCCACACGCTGAATCTGGGTGTCAACCAGCTGGAGGCTCTTCCCACCTCCATTGCAGCGTTGAAGGAGCTCCGCTACATCGGCCTCTCTGACAACCGATTCACCCGCGTCCCCGTCTGCCTCTCCAGGCTGAACAAACTGGAGAAGGTCAACCTGGACAGGAACCCCATCCTCACTGAGCAGACGCCCAGCCATGAGTCAATAATGGTAACAGAGAGGCTTTACCTGGTCAAAGAGAGcttcctgtgtgaggactgccTGAGTAAGTgccaaacagagaggaagaagatggaggaTGTGGTGAAAAGCGAAGAGCCCAGCCTGGGCCTCACCTGGTAA
- the lrrc18b gene encoding leucine-rich repeat-containing protein 18 isoform X1: MLHGQAGSMAKGKKSKQSKGKTITLKMAQNCVELTLDGKRRLDLSFKELTTVPKCMQKLCDMDELDLSRNLIGKIPDFIDCFINVSVLDLHSNYLEQLPVTIGRLQNLQVLNLVNNRLTSLPSELGLLKKLHTLNLGVNQLEALPTSIAALKELRYIGLSDNRFTRVPVCLSRLNKLEKVNLDRNPILTEQTPSHESIMVTERLYLVKESFLCEDCLSKCQTERKKMEDVVKSEEPSLGLTW, encoded by the exons ATGCTTCATGGACAGGCAGG CAGCATGGCCAAAGGAAAGAAGAGCAAACAGTCTAAGGGAAAGACAATCACCTTGAAAATGGCTCAGAACTGTGTGGAGCTGACGCTGGACGGTAAAAGACGTCTGGACCTCAGTTTCAAGGAGCTCACCACGGTGCCAAAGTGCATGCAGAAGCTGTGTGACATGGATGAACTGGACCTGAGCAGGAACCTGATTGGAAAGATTCCAGACTTTATTGACTGTTTCATCAACGTCAGTGTTTTGGATCTGCACAGCAACTAC ctggagcagctcccTGTGACTATCGGCCGTCTCCAGAACCTGCAGGTTTTAAACCTGGTTAACAACCGTCTGACAAGCCTCCCCAGCGAGCTTGGCCTGCTGAAGAAACTCCACACGCTGAATCTGGGTGTCAACCAGCTGGAGGCTCTTCCCACCTCCATTGCAGCGTTGAAGGAGCTCCGCTACATCGGCCTCTCTGACAACCGATTCACCCGCGTCCCCGTCTGCCTCTCCAGGCTGAACAAACTGGAGAAGGTCAACCTGGACAGGAACCCCATCCTCACTGAGCAGACGCCCAGCCATGAGTCAATAATGGTAACAGAGAGGCTTTACCTGGTCAAAGAGAGcttcctgtgtgaggactgccTGAGTAAGTgccaaacagagaggaagaagatggaggaTGTGGTGAAAAGCGAAGAGCCCAGCCTGGGCCTCACCTGGTAA